The following are from one region of the Cloacibacterium normanense genome:
- a CDS encoding HipA N-terminal domain-containing protein, whose protein sequence is MRQAQVFYQYQLAGLLTENEEGYFFVYESQYLENPNSKPVSLTLPLQKAAFQSKILFPFFDGLIPEGWLLNIAIDNWKINPRDRFGLLLSMCRDCIGCISIIPNEN, encoded by the coding sequence ATGAGACAGGCGCAAGTTTTTTATCAATATCAATTGGCAGGACTTCTCACTGAAAATGAAGAGGGGTATTTTTTTGTGTATGAAAGTCAATATCTTGAAAACCCAAATTCCAAACCTGTAAGTTTAACTTTGCCTTTACAAAAGGCTGCTTTTCAAAGTAAGATTTTGTTTCCTTTTTTTGATGGTTTGATTCCTGAAGGATGGTTATTGAATATTGCAATAGACAACTGGAAAATTAATCCGAGAGATCGTTTCGGTTTACTACTTTCTATGTGCAGAGATTGTATAGGTTGTATTTCTATCATTCCAAATGAAAACTAA
- a CDS encoding helix-turn-helix transcriptional regulator: MESKLSLFVKEKRKQLKLTQSELAERAGVGLRFIRELEQGKQTVRLDKVNQVLALFGSKMGVIKKSE, translated from the coding sequence ATGGAAAGTAAACTTTCACTTTTTGTTAAGGAAAAACGCAAACAATTAAAACTTACTCAGTCAGAACTTGCCGAAAGAGCAGGGGTTGGGTTACGTTTTATTAGGGAGTTAGAACAAGGGAAACAGACGGTTCGCTTAGATAAAGTGAATCAAGTCTTGGCGTTGTTCGGAAGTAAAATGGGAGTAATTAAAAAATCTGAATAA
- a CDS encoding DUF2007 domain-containing protein, whose protein sequence is MGAELPRVSVFEADEMVQIQIVKKKLEDVGIACSVSNKYLNNLLSTPTATALKLEVNIHDEQKAFEIIDHYLAEKEN, encoded by the coding sequence ATGGGAGCAGAATTACCAAGAGTTTCGGTATTTGAAGCAGATGAAATGGTTCAAATACAAATCGTGAAAAAGAAATTAGAAGATGTAGGAATCGCTTGTTCAGTGAGCAATAAATACCTTAATAATTTGCTTTCTACACCTACCGCTACCGCTTTAAAACTAGAGGTAAACATTCATGACGAGCAAAAAGCTTTTGAAATTATAGACCATTATTTGGCAGAAAAAGAAAACTAA
- a CDS encoding amidohydrolase family protein, whose protein sequence is MKKIFFTLYILVSAMVLAQRPNPAPAQKNPIAITNATIHTATGTVLNNASLVFENGKITQINGSIPSNAEVINAQNKHVYPGFILVNNTLGLVEISATNATVDYREANDISPEVRSLISFNTDSHVIPVIRSNGVLLTQPVLKHGTLSCTSSIMQLDAWNWEDAVVATDNVLHLSWPEIFRIDDEKRNKEFQTRRTEKIKELTSLFQRAQQYDNQQVKDYKLNAIKPVFENRKLFVEVAGANETLEVIAWANKLNLKNVVLIGESNLVGVLDDVKKSNFPLIIKRVHSLPVNSSDSPRLPYEFAKLVQDKGILYGLDYSGDMEYQNSRNLPFLAGTTVAYGVEKEKALQSITINLAIMLGIDKNYGTLEVGKSATLFISEGDALDQLTNNVTEAFIEGRKINLDNQQKELYKTYQEKYRLNQ, encoded by the coding sequence ATGAAAAAAATATTTTTCACTTTATATATTTTGGTTTCGGCAATGGTTTTGGCACAAAGACCAAATCCTGCACCTGCACAAAAAAATCCGATTGCCATTACCAATGCCACGATTCACACCGCTACAGGAACGGTTTTAAATAACGCTTCTCTTGTTTTTGAAAACGGAAAAATCACCCAGATTAATGGAAGCATTCCGAGTAATGCAGAAGTCATCAATGCCCAAAATAAACACGTTTATCCGGGTTTTATTTTGGTGAATAATACATTAGGCTTGGTAGAAATTTCCGCAACCAATGCCACCGTAGATTATAGAGAAGCCAATGATATTTCGCCAGAAGTACGTTCGCTCATCTCTTTCAATACAGACTCTCATGTCATTCCCGTGATTAGAAGTAATGGCGTTTTATTAACTCAGCCGGTTCTGAAACACGGCACATTGTCTTGTACCTCTTCCATCATGCAACTAGACGCTTGGAACTGGGAAGATGCGGTGGTAGCTACGGATAATGTTTTGCACCTTTCTTGGCCTGAAATTTTTAGAATTGACGATGAAAAAAGAAACAAGGAATTCCAAACCAGAAGAACAGAAAAAATTAAAGAACTCACTTCCCTCTTTCAGAGAGCGCAGCAATATGACAATCAGCAAGTGAAAGATTATAAACTGAACGCCATAAAACCAGTCTTTGAAAACAGAAAACTATTTGTGGAAGTAGCAGGAGCCAATGAAACGCTAGAAGTGATTGCTTGGGCCAATAAACTAAACCTTAAAAATGTAGTTTTGATTGGTGAAAGCAATTTGGTAGGGGTTTTAGATGATGTTAAAAAGAGCAATTTCCCACTCATCATCAAGAGAGTTCACAGCTTGCCGGTCAACAGTTCGGATTCCCCGAGATTACCTTACGAATTTGCAAAATTGGTGCAAGATAAAGGCATTCTCTACGGGTTAGATTACAGCGGAGATATGGAATACCAAAATTCTAGAAATCTTCCGTTTTTGGCTGGAACTACCGTTGCGTATGGTGTAGAAAAAGAGAAAGCCTTACAAAGCATCACCATTAACCTTGCCATAATGTTGGGAATTGATAAAAACTACGGAACTTTAGAAGTAGGAAAAAGCGCTACACTTTTCATTTCTGAGGGTGATGCACTGGATCAATTAACCAATAATGTGACTGAAGCTTTCATAGAGGGTAGAAAAATTAATCTAGACAATCAACAGAAAGAACTTTACAAAACATATCAAGAGAAGTATCGATTAAATCAGTAA